A single genomic interval of Aureliella helgolandensis harbors:
- a CDS encoding SpoIIAA family protein, whose translation MSVELTELQAGNLLEIRVSGKLDRAAYDLFTPAVERQIETYGKVRILFEMHDFHGWDAAALWEDIKFDVKHFNDIERLAIVGDKKWEHGMAVFCKPFTTASVRYFDTSDIDQARQWLGE comes from the coding sequence ATGTCTGTTGAACTCACCGAACTTCAAGCGGGAAACTTGTTGGAGATCCGCGTCTCTGGTAAGTTGGACCGCGCTGCCTACGACCTTTTCACGCCGGCTGTCGAGCGGCAGATTGAAACCTATGGCAAAGTGCGAATTCTATTCGAGATGCACGATTTCCATGGTTGGGATGCAGCCGCACTCTGGGAAGATATCAAGTTCGACGTCAAGCACTTCAACGACATCGAACGTCTCGCAATCGTGGGCGACAAGAAGTGGGAACATGGCATGGCTGTATTCTGCAAACCTTTCACGACAGCTTCCGTTCGCTACTTCGACACGAGTGACATCGACCAAGCTCGCCAGTGGTTAGGGGAATAG
- the glgP gene encoding alpha-glucan family phosphorylase, which produces MSANPRNVHPVYDLLPVEIDGFETLAELALDLRSAWNHATDEIWRRLDAELWEITHNPWVVLQTVSRQRIEHVLSDADFRKTVDELWNERKQTAEQPAWFQQTHTDSPLKCAAYFSMEYMLSEALPIYSGGLGNVAGDQLKAASDLGVPVVAVGLLFQQGYFRQSIDDAGQQYALYPYNDPGQLPIRPLRDANGEWLRLKIELPGYSVWLRAWQVKVGRANLYLLDSNDAANFPAQRGFTSELYGGGPELRLKQELILGIGGWRLLTELGITPEVCHLNEGHAAFAVLERARGFMETSGQPFDVALAVTRAGNLFTTHTAVPAGFDRFSPDLIQQHLGRYAREKLGISVEDLLALGRQDPKDPSELFNMAHLAIRGSGRVNGVSRLHGEVSRRMFTPLFPSWPEEEVPVGHVTNGVHMPSWDSAAADRVWTRSCGKDRWLGMSQTLECDIGRVTDESLWQFRIDSAHSLIEYARQRLARQLAASGSSPEDVEAAKHLFDPNTLTLGFARRFATYKRPNLLLRDPARLLRLLTNPERPVQLILAGKAHPADQAGQDLIRQWIEFIRHPIARQHVIFLSDYDMLLSEHLVQGCDVWVNTPRRPWEASGTSGMKVLVNGGINLSELDGWWAEAYTPEVGWAIGDGHEHGDDPTWDAVEAEQLYQVLEEEVVPEFYRRNEQGIPTQWLARMRASMSQLAPQFSAVRTVREYTQQHYLPAAAAFSDRTKLGGTVGTNIVHWERSVREKWESLKFGELRVEPIGNELRFEVDVYLDGLDASFIQVELYANAQEAFPVVCQAMNRLDSSRNPESNWATYQASVLATRPTTDFTPRIIPHHKGVSVPLELDLIRWQR; this is translated from the coding sequence ATGTCAGCTAACCCACGGAATGTGCATCCGGTTTATGACCTCCTGCCGGTCGAAATCGACGGATTCGAAACGCTGGCTGAATTGGCGTTGGACCTTCGTTCGGCATGGAATCACGCAACCGATGAGATCTGGCGGCGGCTCGATGCGGAGCTGTGGGAGATCACGCACAACCCGTGGGTTGTCTTGCAAACCGTTTCGCGGCAGAGAATCGAGCATGTACTGAGCGACGCTGATTTTCGTAAGACGGTCGACGAATTGTGGAACGAGCGGAAACAAACTGCTGAGCAGCCGGCTTGGTTTCAACAAACGCATACTGATTCTCCGTTGAAATGCGCCGCCTACTTCAGCATGGAGTACATGCTGAGCGAAGCGCTGCCGATTTACTCGGGAGGCCTTGGAAACGTCGCTGGCGATCAGCTTAAGGCAGCCAGTGATTTGGGAGTGCCAGTGGTGGCGGTAGGGCTCCTGTTTCAGCAAGGTTACTTTCGCCAGTCCATCGACGATGCGGGGCAGCAATACGCCCTCTATCCGTATAACGATCCCGGGCAGTTGCCCATACGGCCCCTGCGTGATGCCAACGGCGAATGGTTGCGGTTGAAAATTGAATTGCCGGGCTACTCTGTATGGCTGCGCGCCTGGCAAGTGAAAGTCGGTCGCGCAAATTTGTACTTGCTCGACAGCAACGATGCCGCTAACTTTCCAGCACAACGAGGCTTTACGAGCGAACTTTACGGTGGTGGCCCAGAGCTTCGACTGAAGCAAGAGTTAATTTTGGGTATCGGCGGGTGGCGATTGCTCACAGAGCTGGGGATCACTCCCGAGGTCTGCCACTTGAACGAAGGCCATGCCGCCTTTGCCGTACTGGAACGTGCTCGTGGCTTTATGGAAACATCGGGCCAACCGTTCGACGTCGCGTTGGCGGTGACGCGAGCCGGCAATCTATTCACGACGCATACTGCGGTCCCTGCCGGATTTGATCGCTTTTCACCAGACTTGATCCAGCAGCACCTTGGGCGTTACGCGCGAGAAAAACTTGGGATTTCCGTTGAAGACCTGTTAGCACTAGGTCGGCAAGACCCCAAGGATCCATCCGAGCTATTCAACATGGCCCACCTGGCAATCCGAGGAAGTGGCAGAGTCAACGGCGTCAGCCGTTTACACGGTGAAGTGAGCCGCCGCATGTTCACGCCTTTGTTTCCCAGCTGGCCGGAAGAGGAAGTGCCCGTGGGCCACGTGACCAACGGCGTCCACATGCCAAGCTGGGACTCAGCGGCTGCGGATCGCGTCTGGACCCGATCGTGTGGAAAAGACCGCTGGCTCGGTATGAGCCAAACGCTGGAGTGTGATATTGGCCGCGTTACGGATGAATCGCTGTGGCAATTCCGTATCGATTCCGCGCACTCTCTGATCGAATACGCCCGCCAGCGCTTGGCCCGTCAACTCGCAGCCTCGGGCTCCTCGCCGGAAGATGTCGAAGCGGCCAAGCATCTGTTCGATCCCAACACTTTGACACTCGGCTTTGCTCGACGTTTCGCGACGTACAAGCGGCCGAACCTCTTGCTGCGGGATCCAGCTCGGTTGCTGCGTTTGCTAACGAATCCAGAGCGCCCGGTGCAACTGATCCTCGCTGGCAAAGCCCATCCGGCAGATCAAGCAGGACAGGACCTAATACGCCAGTGGATCGAATTCATCCGGCATCCGATCGCGCGACAGCACGTGATCTTTTTAAGCGACTACGACATGCTGCTTTCCGAACACCTCGTCCAGGGCTGTGACGTGTGGGTCAACACGCCACGGCGTCCCTGGGAGGCCAGTGGAACCAGCGGTATGAAAGTGCTAGTCAACGGCGGAATCAATCTTTCCGAGTTAGATGGTTGGTGGGCCGAAGCCTACACACCAGAAGTCGGTTGGGCAATCGGCGATGGCCACGAGCACGGCGACGATCCAACCTGGGATGCCGTCGAAGCAGAACAGCTCTACCAAGTGCTGGAAGAGGAGGTCGTCCCCGAGTTCTATCGACGGAACGAGCAAGGCATTCCGACACAGTGGCTGGCCCGTATGCGGGCCAGCATGTCACAGTTGGCGCCGCAGTTCTCCGCCGTTCGCACCGTTCGTGAATACACCCAGCAACACTACCTACCTGCCGCGGCCGCATTCAGCGATCGCACAAAACTAGGCGGTACGGTGGGGACGAACATCGTTCACTGGGAACGCTCGGTACGCGAGAAATGGGAGTCGTTAAAGTTCGGTGAACTGCGGGTGGAGCCGATCGGAAATGAACTCCGTTTTGAAGTCGACGTGTACTTGGATGGCCTCGACGCCAGTTTCATACAAGTAGAGTTGTATGCCAACGCGCAGGAAGCGTTCCCAGTCGTTTGCCAAGCAATGAATCGTTTAGATTCGTCGAGAAATCCGGAATCCAACTGGGCGACCTATCAGGCGAGCGTGCTGGCCACACGGCCGACGACCGACTTCACACCACGCATCATCCCTCACCACAAAGGTGTCAGCGTGCCATTGGAATTGGATCTGATTCGGTGGCAGCGATGA
- a CDS encoding acetate/propionate family kinase: MNDHHILTINGGSSSIKFAVFHLKPSLHRGLTGKLDRIGCDGTRLTFSETERAAPQTVEVAAADHLAAAEFLLDWLESQNILSNVAAIGHRIVHGMQRTQPEIVTPEMLDELHRICPYAAEHLPGELSIIAAFRKHIPSVPQVVCFDTAFHRTMPRVATLLPIPRRYEAQGLQRYGFHGLSYAYLIQELRRLGDPAAVSGRVILAHLGNGASMAAVRNGQCIDTSMAFTPSAGLPMGTRTGDLDPGLFHYLTQVEGMTPDQFHRMVNHESGLLGVSETSSDMRDLLAIESSDFRAAEAIQLFCYQAKKWIGAFVAALGGLDTLVFAGGVGENSPGIRASICRELQCLGIELDEERNAENASSISSKVSRVNVKVISTDEEIMIAHSVEEIVRRLDLSL, encoded by the coding sequence ATGAACGACCATCACATTTTAACCATCAATGGCGGGTCGTCGAGTATCAAGTTTGCGGTGTTTCATCTCAAACCTTCCTTGCACCGTGGACTGACTGGAAAGCTCGACCGTATCGGCTGCGACGGAACGCGTCTGACGTTCAGCGAAACCGAACGCGCTGCTCCCCAAACAGTGGAGGTAGCAGCGGCAGACCACTTGGCCGCAGCCGAATTCCTGCTGGATTGGCTTGAATCTCAAAACATCCTCTCGAATGTCGCTGCGATCGGACATCGCATCGTTCACGGCATGCAACGCACGCAGCCTGAGATTGTGACACCTGAGATGTTAGACGAATTGCATCGCATCTGTCCCTACGCAGCTGAACATCTGCCCGGCGAACTTTCGATCATCGCAGCGTTTCGCAAACACATCCCGAGTGTACCGCAAGTGGTTTGTTTTGACACTGCGTTTCATCGCACGATGCCGCGCGTGGCGACGTTGCTTCCGATTCCTCGCCGATATGAGGCCCAAGGCCTACAGCGGTACGGTTTTCATGGTTTATCCTATGCCTACCTAATCCAGGAACTCCGTCGGCTTGGCGACCCAGCAGCGGTCAGCGGTCGCGTCATTCTGGCCCACCTGGGCAACGGCGCAAGCATGGCAGCCGTTCGCAACGGCCAGTGCATCGACACCAGTATGGCGTTCACGCCGTCAGCCGGCCTGCCGATGGGGACGCGAACCGGTGATCTGGATCCAGGGCTATTTCATTACCTAACACAAGTCGAGGGGATGACGCCCGACCAATTTCATCGAATGGTGAACCACGAATCAGGCTTGCTGGGTGTCTCCGAAACCAGTTCTGACATGCGTGACCTACTGGCAATCGAATCCAGCGACTTCCGCGCCGCCGAGGCAATCCAACTGTTTTGCTACCAGGCCAAGAAATGGATCGGTGCCTTTGTAGCCGCTCTCGGAGGGCTCGACACCCTCGTGTTTGCCGGCGGCGTGGGGGAAAACTCTCCTGGAATCCGGGCATCCATCTGCCGTGAACTGCAATGTTTAGGTATCGAATTGGACGAGGAACGCAATGCAGAAAACGCGAGTTCCATTTCCTCAAAAGTTTCCCGCGTCAACGTGAAAGTTATTTCAACTGACGAGGAGATCATGATCGCCCATTCGGTAGAGGAGATCGTCAGGAGGTTAGATCTGTCGCTGTAA
- a CDS encoding phosphoketolase family protein, protein MNITNKQRTLTPELLHNIDAYWRAANYLSVGQIYLHDNPLLKRPLELSDVKHMLLGHWGTTPGQNFIYAHLNRVIKQFDLDMIYVSGPGHGGPSVVANTYLEGSYSEIYPEISQDEAGLRKLCIQFSFPGGIPSHASPECPGSIHEGGELGYSLSHSFGAVFDNPDLIVACVVGDGEAETGPLATAWHSNKFLNPATDGAVLPILHLNGFKIANPTVLARIEPEELEQLFRGYGWTPYFVEGDDPELMHEAMAAALDLCIKQIKSAQRDARENGNLTRPRWPMIVLRSPKGWTGPKVVDGVPIEGTFHSHQVPLSDPKTHPGHLKLLEDWLRSYRPEELFEESGQLKPELAELAPQGERRMGANPHANGGKLLRDLKMPDYRDYAVNVPQPGIRGIGDTHELGRFIRDVVQLNTEQKNFRVFGPDETASNGLEAVFDVTSRQWDARMEENDEHLAPAGRVVEMLSEHQCEGWLEGYLLTGRHGLFNCYEAFIHIVDSMFNQHAKWLKVTNGLPWRHKIASLNYLLASHVWRQDHNGFTHQDPGFIDLVVNKKASVVRVYLPPDANCLLSVMDHCLRSRQYVNVVIAGKHPAPQWLTMEAAEKHCAEGIGIWDWASNEDGGDPDVVMACSGDVPTLETLAAVSILREHLPTLKIRVVNVVDLMKLQPDSEHPHGLSDPAFDALFTSDKPVIFAFHAYPSLIHQLTYRRNNHRNLHVRGYKEEGTITTPFDMTVLNELDRFHLAMDTIDRLPQTGEKGQALKRKLADKLVEHSQYIRKEGRDMPEIRDWKWSTP, encoded by the coding sequence ATGAATATTACTAACAAACAACGAACGCTCACCCCTGAACTGCTGCATAACATCGATGCCTATTGGCGAGCCGCCAATTATCTATCCGTGGGGCAGATCTATCTGCATGACAACCCGCTGCTCAAACGCCCCCTGGAGTTGTCCGACGTCAAGCATATGCTGCTTGGGCACTGGGGAACGACACCAGGCCAGAATTTCATTTACGCCCACTTGAATCGTGTCATAAAACAATTTGACCTCGATATGATCTATGTTTCTGGCCCAGGTCATGGAGGTCCATCGGTGGTCGCGAACACCTACCTGGAAGGTAGTTACAGCGAAATCTATCCTGAAATCAGTCAGGATGAAGCTGGCCTGAGGAAATTGTGTATTCAGTTCTCTTTTCCGGGCGGCATCCCCAGTCACGCGTCGCCAGAGTGTCCGGGGTCTATTCATGAAGGGGGCGAGCTGGGCTATTCGCTGAGCCATTCGTTCGGCGCGGTGTTCGACAATCCCGATCTGATCGTCGCCTGTGTCGTCGGCGACGGCGAAGCGGAAACGGGCCCGTTGGCTACCGCCTGGCATTCCAACAAGTTTCTCAATCCCGCCACCGACGGTGCGGTGCTACCGATCTTGCATCTCAACGGTTTTAAAATCGCCAATCCAACCGTGCTGGCCCGCATCGAGCCTGAAGAACTTGAACAACTGTTTCGCGGCTACGGTTGGACCCCGTATTTTGTCGAAGGCGACGACCCCGAGTTGATGCATGAAGCGATGGCGGCGGCGTTAGACCTTTGCATCAAACAGATCAAGTCTGCCCAACGCGACGCGCGAGAGAATGGAAACTTGACGCGGCCACGTTGGCCAATGATCGTTCTCCGGTCCCCCAAGGGCTGGACGGGCCCCAAAGTAGTCGACGGCGTACCCATCGAAGGTACTTTCCATTCGCACCAAGTGCCCTTATCCGATCCCAAGACTCACCCGGGACACTTGAAGTTGCTTGAAGATTGGCTGCGAAGTTATCGCCCCGAGGAACTGTTTGAAGAATCCGGTCAGCTCAAACCGGAACTTGCCGAACTTGCGCCTCAAGGCGAACGAAGGATGGGCGCCAATCCTCATGCCAACGGTGGCAAATTGCTCCGTGATCTAAAGATGCCCGATTACCGAGATTACGCAGTGAACGTTCCACAGCCCGGCATCCGCGGTATCGGCGATACGCATGAACTCGGGCGATTCATCCGCGATGTGGTTCAGCTCAATACCGAGCAGAAAAACTTTCGCGTCTTTGGCCCGGACGAAACGGCCTCCAACGGTCTGGAAGCGGTTTTCGACGTCACATCGCGGCAATGGGATGCCCGCATGGAAGAGAATGACGAGCACCTGGCTCCCGCCGGTCGCGTGGTCGAAATGCTCAGCGAACACCAATGCGAGGGATGGCTGGAAGGCTATCTGTTGACCGGTCGGCACGGGCTGTTCAATTGCTACGAAGCATTCATTCACATCGTCGACTCGATGTTCAATCAGCATGCAAAGTGGTTGAAGGTGACCAACGGCCTACCGTGGCGGCATAAGATCGCTTCACTCAATTACTTGCTGGCCTCACACGTGTGGCGACAGGACCACAACGGATTCACCCATCAAGACCCTGGCTTCATCGACCTTGTGGTCAACAAGAAAGCGTCAGTCGTGCGGGTCTACCTTCCGCCGGATGCAAATTGCCTACTGTCGGTCATGGACCACTGCTTGCGAAGTCGGCAGTACGTCAACGTCGTGATCGCTGGTAAACATCCGGCACCACAGTGGTTGACGATGGAAGCAGCCGAAAAGCATTGTGCCGAAGGAATCGGGATATGGGATTGGGCCAGCAATGAGGACGGTGGCGATCCCGACGTCGTAATGGCTTGTTCTGGAGACGTACCGACGCTGGAAACGTTGGCCGCCGTTTCGATTCTGCGAGAGCACTTACCGACCCTAAAAATTCGCGTCGTCAATGTGGTGGACTTGATGAAACTGCAACCCGATTCCGAACATCCCCACGGGCTCAGTGATCCAGCCTTTGACGCCTTGTTCACTAGCGACAAACCGGTAATTTTCGCGTTTCACGCTTACCCATCGTTGATCCATCAACTGACCTATCGCCGTAACAATCACCGCAACTTGCATGTTCGTGGTTACAAGGAAGAGGGCACCATTACCACACCGTTTGACATGACCGTGCTCAACGAGTTGGACCGCTTTCATTTAGCCATGGATACGATCGATCGGTTACCGCAGACGGGTGAGAAGGGACAAGCCTTGAAGCGAAAACTAGCTGACAAGCTTGTCGAGCACTCGCAATACATCCGTAAAGAGGGACGGGATATGCCGGAGATTCGCGATTGGAAATGGAGTACTCCATAG
- a CDS encoding histidine phosphatase family protein gives MALRLYLMRHGETEWSLSGQHTGRVDIPLTVHGEHEARQLGQRLRAINFEQVWVSPLQRARQTCELAGCGEHAQSEADLTEWDNGDYEGHTHADVSREHPDWNLFRDGCPNGESPDQISARADRLIERLKQLDGNIALFSHSHFGRVLGVRWIGLPVQTGQHFILHTASLSVLCFQHERVDEPAIEAWNS, from the coding sequence ATGGCACTACGGCTTTACCTGATGCGACACGGTGAGACTGAATGGTCGTTATCGGGGCAACACACCGGGCGCGTTGATATTCCTCTGACCGTTCATGGCGAGCACGAAGCCCGCCAACTGGGGCAGCGGCTTCGCGCGATAAATTTCGAGCAGGTGTGGGTCAGTCCGCTGCAGCGCGCTCGCCAGACCTGTGAACTGGCCGGTTGCGGCGAACACGCCCAGAGCGAAGCGGATTTGACCGAGTGGGACAACGGAGACTACGAAGGGCACACGCACGCCGACGTATCTCGCGAGCATCCAGATTGGAATCTGTTCCGCGACGGTTGTCCCAATGGAGAATCGCCCGACCAGATATCGGCTCGCGCCGATCGGCTGATTGAACGCTTGAAACAACTCGATGGCAACATTGCGTTGTTCTCGCACAGCCATTTTGGACGGGTGCTGGGCGTTCGCTGGATTGGCTTGCCTGTCCAAACTGGCCAGCACTTCATCCTGCATACCGCCTCACTCAGTGTGCTGTGCTTCCAGCACGAACGGGTTGACGAACCTGCGATTGAGGCGTGGAACAGCTAG